The following DNA comes from Triticum aestivum cultivar Chinese Spring chromosome 3D, IWGSC CS RefSeq v2.1, whole genome shotgun sequence.
CTGATCCAGAGCTGACGGAGCTATTAGCGTGTCAAAGGGCGATCAACTTTGCAAGGGAAGTCAAAGTTCACTAAGTTAGAGCTAGAATCAAATAACAAGGAGGTGGTAAACAAGATCTCATCGATAGAAAATGACATGTCTCTCTATGGTCCTTTGGCGGGGGAGATCAAACTGTGGCCGCTTCAATCTGTGAAAGAGACCAAGATCATATGGGTACGACTATCGGCCAACACGGCTGCACACAAACCTAGCTACAGAAGGTTTCCGTCAAGAATTATGTAAAAAGAACCTAGTTTATTTTAGCACGAATGGTACTAGGGATGCTTTGAACTCAGATATGTTCGATGCTATGCAATTTAATAGGGAAATGTTATCTGCCGAACGTTCATCAGGCATCCAATCCCGACGAACGTTGTTAAGACCGTCATATATAGATTTTACATTAGCAGTTTTCTCTCAGAACTTCCCTGCACTTTAAACAAACTACAATCATAAAAAAAAACTGCCATGCCGATTTTACAAAATATCACTCAGTCTCATTCAATATCAATACACATAAAATATCATCCAGGGGTTCGTAAATGCCACCCTAACCGCGCGAACATTCTGTACATAGGGGGTCATGAATAAACGATAACATTTCCAGCTAAAAGAATCCAGTGGCTATAATATTCAGAAGTATAGCAAATCTGATGGTGATTTTTTTTATAAGGGAAAGCCGGTGATTTCATGATAACCTAGCCCAAAGTACAGCAGTCCATTATTTTCTTTAAAAACGCGGAAGCCCGGTGACAGGAGTAGGCGAAGCAGGGAGCAATGTCGCCACCGACGAAGAAAGAGAGGGCGGCAGAGGCCAGGGCGAGCTCGTCAAAACCGATCGTCGCGGGGGCTTCCCAGGTTCAGCGGCGGAGGGTGAGCGGAGGCGGGTGGACGAGCCGCCGGATATCCTTCTACGCCTCCCGCGTGTACTTCCTGCTCATCATCCTCCAGATCCCGCTCTTCAGGTCAGGAACAATCCTCCTATCTTCCCACCAAGAGCCAGTACTGTGGATTTCTCCAACAATTCTCCTAATCTCTCTCGCAATTCAAAGAATAAAAGCATATGGATCACAGTAATTCTGGTTGCTAGCAGCGCTTACCTTTTAAGTGCTAGATCCATTGTTCAGTCATAACTCGATCTCACTCAtgtagtagtgatctaaacgctcttatatttctttacggagggagtactcatATTTGCATCTTTTAGCGGCATCGTACTATGTTTTTGGCTTAATTTTGGTCCATAGTTGTTGTTTCCATGTCTTTTGTTGTGGTTAATCTTACTAATCAAGCATGCTGAACTCTACCGGTAGCAGTGCCTGGAGTGATTGCCATCCGACTGAACGGTAGGCAGCTGTGTGTAGACTAAATTACTGTTTAGGGATGTAGAATAACAACTTACATGTGCATACTTATTATGCATTCCGGTACCGTGTtgtttcatactccctccgtcccaaaattcttgttttagatttatctacatacggatgtatctagtcacggtttagtgttagatacatccgcatctagacaaatctaagacaagaattttgggacggagggagtacattggaaGTGTTTCTGATGAGGTAAAGTTGGGCAGTTTTGCTGTTATTTCAGCAACACTCCCTTGGATTGGGAACTAGAACAGGCTAGTTTCTAAGGTTTTTAGGCTTTATGCCCCAAAATTATGGTCTGCTGATGAAGACTGGAAGAAGGCAACCTTTGTTTTCTTGTAAGTAATGATATTTTGAAATTTGTGATTATGTTGTGTAGAGCATCGGGAATAACTTGTTTGTTAGTTGACCTGAATCCTTTCAGGTTCACCGTAATGCCAACCTTCTTTTTTTTTAAGTCTCGCCTTAATCTTATATATTTGAAGCTGGCAACAAGCATTAGTCTTTTACTAGTTTTTGCAGCCCTGGGCCTAATATTAACCTTTTCAACAAATCAGCCATATGTTTCTAAATTTCATAATCTGGAACCAGGTTTATTCTTAAATATCCTGACCTATATACAGTGATAGCTGATGAGTGAACTTCTTTTTACCCCGACGCCGATTCCATGGCCCCTCTCGCTCTCGCGACTCCTACGCCGCCATACACCCATCACTGCCACCTCTCCTAGAGGGTCTTTGGCTAGGTCTATGAGGTATGGATCCAATGTATTGGGTCCCGCTGTCGACGCTGCTGGTGGAGATCCGTCAGCGGAGGCGAATGGAGGAGGAACGTGCAGCCAAGTAGAGGCATCGGCGGGCGATTCCGGCGATTTCACTAGCGATACCGGAGGAGAGTAGGGGGCTCTATGGGGGATCCCAGGTGGTTGAGGTGGACCGGATCTTCAAATGGATcgcaggaggtggcggcggattCTTGACAGGCTCATTGAGCCAATTCACAGATCCGTGAGTACCTGCTCTTTTCCCCATATTCTTGGTGATGGGAAGGGAACAACAAGAAGCCACGTCTTTCACTCTGGCAAGGAGGGTGCAGAATCAGGCGAGAAATGGTTGCTCTCGGTCATACACGGCGGCGCTAGTGGTAGTGGTGGATCATTTGCATCCATCATCGACCTTGGTGACCCAAGAAAGGAAGATTCCGATTATAGTTGGGAAGTGAAGTTTGTCATTCTTTTGTTTTCTAGATACAAGATGGTGCTTGATCGAGATGGTTGGGTGTTACAGCTGCTGGAGAATCGTCGGCTGTTTCTCATTGACGGCGGTGGTCGCAAGTTATGAGAAAAGATGAGGTAATTTGTGAAGGGTTAGAGACATGCTTTCCATGCCATGTTGTCAAATTTGGTGCTACTTGCAGGAAGATAAGATCTAAAACTGAAACATTTGGTTCGGTCTGATTGGTGGTTCGGGGCAGGGCTTGGGCCGGACCGGGCCTACTTGTTCTGTGGGCCCTAAAAATAATAAGCCTGGCCCTGTCCATTTTGGCCCAGAACGTTTTGGGCATTTGAGAGGAGGAGGTAGGGTTTGTGGAGTAGTCTTTGTCCGCTCCACTCCCACACGCACCCCTACCCCTCTCCCGTGCCCTGTGCAAGCGAGCGGTGACGAGAAGGCGACTAGATCTTACGCCTAGGTGGCGGCGCTGCCTTCATTGATGGATCGGAGGCAGGGGGTCTGTCGATCTCCTCCTTGCTACCCTCAACGTTCTGGTCCGTATTCGGGACGAGGGAACGTAAGATTAGATCCAGAGCAGGCGAGAAGAGAGGAATAAAGGACGTGGGACGATATGCATAGTCGTCGCCAGGAGGAGTGGATACGAGAAGATGAGGTTGGTGGAGAAAGATTGACGCCGGATGGCGGAATGCCGTCAGATCGAGCAGCGTAAAGCTGATGAGGTGCGACGCCTGGAATTGGCGAGCAAGGAGGAAGAGCTGTTGGCAAGGGAAGGAGCTCTTGAGGAGGCATATTTTCGTGCTGCCGAGATGAGGGCTGGCAAGGACAGACGGAGTCATCGCCCCGAGATGTTTGATGGGACGGTGGCAACAGAAGCTATGGCGGCAACAACATCCATGTCAGAATCTATTGCTGCTGCAATTAGTCTCCCCCAGCTGCCTGCTAGATCGTCTCCTCTGGCACAGAGTAAATCATCTGCTGCGGCTAGTCGGGCGGGGCTGACTAAATATGCTCAGGGTAATGTGTTGCAAAATAATGATAGGGCACACGTTGTTGCTACCATGAGAGCTGAGGATAGGAATGCTGGTTCAGTTAATGGGGCTCGCTAGTTGCAACATCCACCCTTTTGTGGTGTGATGGTTGTGGTCTTGGCCATTGTGTGGACAATTGCTCAGACAGAAAACCTTGGGAGTCTGCCTTCTCGTTCTTTGGATAAACATAATTTGATCAAGGCTTTTACTCTATTCCATGGTGGCATCTGATGTTTAGACCACATGACCAATTGCATTAGACCTTTGTAAAAGTTGTCTAGGGTGATGTTAATAGCACCTATGTTTTCAAAGCGAAGCGaggcgctgggggggggggggggctcactgCTTAAGCGCTAAAGCGTAAAGCGAGGCGATGCTTTAGACAGACTCTGAACCTGATGGGCAGTAGAATAGAGTACCATTTAGTGAGACATACATACATTGATTCTAATCCACTAGTGAGCACATATATTCTAATCCATCCAGTAAGCAGTAAGCAACTAGCCAACTACTATAAGAGAGGCAGTAGCAGCACCTAACAGCAGATGAGCTGTGCATAGCATAACACATAACAGAGCAGGAAAGGCATGACAAGCTGGTGCAGATCTGAGCATGGAAGAAAGAGCAAAGGGAGGGGAACGGGGAGAAGAGAGGGCAGGAGCCATACATTGTGGTTGCGCAAGAGGAGGTGGGGAGGAGCTACAgccggagaggagagggaggagctgTCAAAGCGTCTCTAACATGTCTAAAGCGAGTTGGACGCTTTGAGCCTGGAGGGCGCTCTAACGCTTAAGGGGAAACTGTCTTTAGGGTAACTGCTCTTGCTGTCAAGCCCATTGCTTTGGATATGAATAGTTTAATTTTTGCTTTTGTGAGGGTAAGAATTGGCTGTATTGATGTTGGCCTGGCCCATGCTTCTAATACTGGGAGCTGGTGATGGGGGCAAGGGTGCCGATCATTCGATGATAATCACACTCTTCCGATTTGGGCAGAgaacgactttgacgatccgactccAAACATGCAATGACAATTGTGCCTTAGCACTCGCTAAGCAAATCTCCTGGATGTTACCGACGATGctagaagcacgatcagcctgaccacgaaggtctagtCCGTACAAGCAATCAAAGAAACAAGCAAGAactatgataaaagcaatctgaatattgggAGTATATAGATGAAGTCAGGGGCGGACTCAGAACAAAAATGTCCCGTTGTCCACATGTACACTATATGAAGGTGGATAACAAACAATAATAATATACATAAAAGTAatatactcaacaatattaaaatATTCGGCAGTACAAATTCTTACCAAAATAAAGTATTTCATGTGAGACCGCTCATCGCCTAGTACCCGTCGTGTGAGACCGCCCTTTCTCCCAAGTCCTGAGTACGGATGGTAGGCTGGTATGCTTATTTGTTTCCATTACCATGCTTGCCTTTGTGTCCAGTTACATCTCATTTTAGCACTTTAGGTTTACTTGGAAGTAATTTTATGAGCAGGTAGCTTTTCCTTAATTTCTTGTGCCATTTCAGGGTCCCTTGTAGAGCAGGCACATGCACTACACCTATTCAAATTACATCTTCACAGTTGGTCTCAAATGAGATATTCCCACCATCTGTTGTGAAGGCCATGCTCTACCCTGGAGCTATAGTGCGCAACCTCACTACAAGCATGAGCATGACATTTCCAAGGTGGAGTGACCTGTTTGACATATACAATCTGACAGAAGCTAAGAATGCTTCAGCAGTAATTGATCTACAGCGTCTAGAGGTGCTCTTATATAACTGACCTACAACAACATGAGAAAAATGTTTGTGACAACTCTTGATAAGTTCTCTTTATATTCTCCCCTGAATCAGATGCTTGCTGGAAGCTACTTCTGTGTTGCTGGAGCACTCGTTGGCATCATTAATCCTGGGAGGATGATCTTGTTTGGTACGCTTTTGGTTATCTGGGGTCTCGTGAAAGATGCGCTCTTCCGGAAGCCTGTGATCAGTGATCTAACAGAACCAGTATATGTCTATCCTACCATTTTGATTGCACTGATTTGTTCATTCATGTCAATAACTTACAATGTGAAGAAGAAGGCGATGAGCAGCCAATCTGTTTCTATCTCTAAGCCACTGCAAAGTTCTGCCAAGTCAAAACTGAAGTAGGTACTTTATTGTCAGATTGTCAGCCTTTATCGATGTAGCTCATCTCCATCATCTGATTGCTGAACTACTCAAGACTGATTATGGTTCTCATGTACCACTCTTAATACTGTAACCATTAATTTTTCTCATTTATATCGAAGTCTCACACTATCTATAATtttgattcatgcaatttcatgtCTCATTGATGTCTCTTTAGATTACTACGACTGCAGCATTGGGCGACCCTTAATTTTATGGAGTATTACTTAATTTTTGCAAGTTGCAACGAATCATTTCTCCCATCTATGTTGCTTGCTACTCTGCAAATATATCTCAAATacagaagtcggccaccatcagcatcacactcctatgtcgtcgtcgccgatcccaccgccgtcttctgtaccaaccgacttgtgTCGATCTGTCAGACTATCTGGTCTGACCCAGCCAAACTTGTCCAGTTGTGCGACATGCTCCAGACTCCTCAAATCGTCACCGTGACCATCACCATCCATACACAATGTGCATtgacaaagaaaaccaaagaaagaaTCGCTGATAATTTTCCCGTGTGAACCATGCCTGACACGGCCCGCTCGGCCAGCCTCGCCTCGGCCAGCACCACATGCGCCTTGCAGCTTCCGTACTGGATCAGGCCACATAGGCCTTCCCCTACCGTCGCCCACGCACGCGTTTTGGACCTCTGCCCGCGAGACGCACCTCTTCGTACACGCCGCTGTAACACCCTTTCGCGTGTCTCGTGCCGCTACCACCGCCTGTCACACGCCGCCAGCCTCTGCCATGATTTTCAATTTTCGTGTCGTTTGCCTTTTACCGTCGAACTCGCCGATTCTGCTGTTCCTTTCCAATTACTTTACCGAAGATTACAAGACAATCAATACATCTGCTCCTGCATCCTAACTCGCTGATGACTTACCCGTATTAGAATTTCTTTCTACAAACTTCCGTCGACACTTTCTTCCTTTCTCCAGGTCAACCCGTGCGACCTTCTCgtaaccttgctctgataccacttgttagaataaatccgaggccatGTTGAtttaccgaggaccaagcaatcacacgagtacgacactgagatttgttaacgaggttcaccatcatggctacatccccggggcctgactacgggcgttcctccccgtgacaccgtcacaatactgcacaccggccacccgggcgccggcacacgccgccggctccccctgcgcgcctgtgctattatgttggcataggttacatcgtgtgtctacccccactatatatatatgagaggcctaggatactagtgtcctactaggacacgactccatatcctatctaaacacaatactactcagagtccaactgtaacctaccttgtacaataatattcaacaCAGCTCTAGAATGGAGTACCATGCACGATTGTGTCAGACCGTGACACCAAATTTCTGAGCTACTTTTGAAAGACCTTGTGGGGAAAATTTGGTACCAAGTTCCTATTTTTCACGACATGCCACCCACAAACCGATGGCCAGACTGAAGTTGTCAACCGAACGTTGTCCATGATGCTACGAGCAGTCCTCAAGAAGAATTTGAAGGTGCGGGAAGAGTGCCTACCTCATGTGGAGTTCGTGTATAACAGGGCGGTACATTCGACCACTAAATTTTGCCCATTTGAACTTGTTTATGGATTCAAACCTATTGCTCCCATCGATCTCTTGCCTTTGCCACTGCAGAAATGAACCAGCCTTGATGCAAGTAAGTGTGCTGATTTCGTCAAGAAACTTCATGCCCAGGCAAAGGAGGACATTGAGAAAATGACTGAACAATATACGAAGCGGGTAAACAAGACCAGGAAGAAGCTGGTGTTCGAGCAACGCGATTAGGTATGGGTACACCTTCGGAAGGATCGTTTTCCTGAGCAACGCAATTGCAAGTTGCAGCCACGCGGTGATGGACCATTTGCGGTGCTCGAGAGGATCAatgacaatgcttacaagatcaatCTTCCAGAAGAATATGGTGTTAGCCCAACCTTTAATGTTTTCCCCATACTTTGGGCCTTTAGATTCGAGGACGACTCCTTctcaagagggggaggatgatgaggacatcccaaccatggacaccacaccaccaatcatcaacggtccaatcacaagaagtcgcgcAATGCAAATCCAtgatcaggtgaacgctaacttaagtctatcatttgaccttgaaaacatggttgtTCCTTGACCTcatttgttgttggttgaactcaggtgcgatatcgaagaaggccaaacacatttcattccgtgcaaaacaatgttttatggcgAAGAAACAAAGTTAGGAAATCATGAAGAAATGAGTTGTCTGCTGAAAAAACATTGTTCCGATTCTGACGAAACAATATTTTGCACGAGTTTGGATATCCCAACTTGTGAAAGGTTCCCAGAACTTGAGTTTGCTGCTGAAGGAAACATTATTCGAATAcagtgaacaatgtttggtcgggaaCTGCCAAGGTACCTCATTAAGTCTCTAAGCCATTTAGTCAAACCAAAGCTGGTTCTCTTTCACACCTATCCAGAGGGTTGTCCTGATTATAAATAGGCTAGCCCTTCCCTTCAttggggacttttgccatttctatcaaagaccaaaCACATAGACTCCTCCTGTGGAGAGCTCTTGTTATCCTTATTCTCATGATTCCTTGGgaaattgctcctaattcgtgctcCACGACTAGATCGTGTTATGTGGGTTAGAGTTCATGgtttcccttgcggattgcacctatcccgtgctccacgacttgagcgtggttgtgtggggtagtattgcggGTTGTGAATCGGCGAATGTTCGGGTTGCAGGCTTCGgtgagcatcctcctcgtcgggtcataatctcttatttttCCATTTTCTGGCTGCTTGAAGCTAGTTATCCCCATTTGTTTATCGATCCTACACCGTGAAGATCGGACCACCCCTTGTACACCCTCTTTTCCGAACACGGTGTCATATCAACGTGGATCGCTATATATTCACAGGaatcataatattgctctgtttcaatgtgtgtactctgtgtGTACATATgatttccattctgtatatgttgATGATAACAGCTAGACACAAATTAGTATACGAAAacaaatagaaaatggaattcataatatatattaattgttcattagttcatcatagaatatatgTAATAtaatcacatatacgtgatgatacttaactactaggtacaatgcataaaattgaaaacggacaatactaaaactaataatccctcctggggcagTATTCGGAGaacccctcgccagcagctccctggtgcgcggcatcttcccagcgcggaggtagtactccgcctcctccgcctcgcagcgcttgacgtaccaatctgcctcttgctggcgaacgatcttgccatttcattgggcgcccaccggagctcctcgtcggtggcatgctggagcttatcggcccacctccacgcaacgATGAGGtgcctagcgcctttgaccttcctcgcgaagtacccttTTTTGTACACCTCCGCACGAGGGCACACCCACCCCCAAAGATCCACCGCCTCCCTTTTTCAGGCGGCATCACGGGTTTCAAAGGCctcctggtacctggcttcctcctccgacgtctccttcttgaacgccacttgttTGGCTTTCTCAGCCGGCTGTAATGACTTCCATAGACAAAGATCGCACTGGCCCCAAAACCGCTCCAAAGTTTGGGGGTCCGGCACAACCTCGTCCGACGGCGGGTAGGGGTCCTCTCGTCGCTGCTCTTCgactgagcgtcctcggggggcggcgcctcctcgtcggcgcgtgggcagatcagcggcgccatggcagagatttgagggagagagagagagagagggcgagcgaggggaggatgtagatgagaatgcagacatgacgatgtgagcaaggtagtatttattagcggccggaatctagatcgacaaggacagtacacacgccggtcaccggaatttacgagtactgtagtttgaattacacacgattcccgcagcaaaggtcatgtgtgaacttaatagctaacggtttccaatacagaaccgcaTCTGATTAATAACCCGctccactcaccttccaaacctcgaggcgcaaaatagagtgccaatcgtgtggggcccggttgtcttgccagatctttacattttattttttgaacaccacatatttacatcgtctgatcattttttatttttttgaaatttaaatgccatggcactccatgcatttgtccaagccgtgacaccaatatgtttgaaaatttgttccaatttactgcacatggaattaacttgcacacaagtacacaaatatgatttttcaaactgttatggttagccgttgcatgtagatgtagttcaaatttggattacggtcattaaaaggctagaaaatcacttaactgCAGAAAATTTttaaaggccataagaggaagctattgtcgatttgtcatcaaacatgcattgttccctctcggaaccacgagccttctattgAGTTGTTCTGATTTGTGAGGGGTGTATGCCCAAATTTTCGTCAAACAAgctaattttttaccacatcatcttggtggcatgacattacgtcaagcAAGATTTCATGCGTTTCTGATCAGTTTTTaactttttggaatttaaatgccatggaaaTGCATGTGTCCAagtcgtgacaccaatatgtttgaaaattaatttgaatttactacacatggaattaactcgcacacaagtacacaaatatgatttttcaaaccgttatgtcAGCCGTTgcgtgtagatgtagttcaaatttgaattacgatcattaaatggctagaaaatcacttaaatgtattacaaggtcaaatgacccctggaattttccaaattttcacatgatagttgtattagtgcacattaactgtagaatttttttgaaggccataagaggaagctatcgcccgttcgtcatcaaacatgcattgttccctcccggaaccacgagccttctagtgagttgctccggtttgtgaggggtgtgtgtccaaactttcgtcaaacatgcaaagtttttaccacatcatcttgatgacatgacattacatcaagcaaggtttcatgtgattctgatcttttttaattttttggaatttaagtgccatggcactccatgcatgtgtccaggccgtgataccaatatgtttgaaaattccttccaatttactgcacatggaattaacgcGCACACAAATACacgaatatgatttttcaaaccgttatcgttagttgttgcatgtagatgtagttcaaatttgaattaaggtcattaaatggctagaaaatcacttaaatgtcttaaaaaggtcaaatgacccctggaattttccaaattttcacatgatagttgtattagtgcacgttaactgtagaaaaaattgaaggccagaAGAGGAAGCTATTGCCCGTTCGTCATcagacatgcattgttccctcttgaaaccacgacccttctagtgagttgctccggtttgtgaggggtgtgtgtccaaactttcgtcaaacaggccaatttctttACTACACTATCTTGTTGCCATgccattacgtcaagcaaggtttcatgtgtttcagatcatttttttaattttttggaatttaaatgccatggcactccatgcttttgtgtcatagccgtgagacaaatatgtttaaaaattccttccaatttaccgcacatggaattaacttgtaCACAAATATGACTTTTCACAGCGTTATgtttagctgttgcatgtacatgtagttcaaatttgaattacggtcattaaatggctagaaaatcacttaaatgtcttaaaaggtcaaatgagccctgaaaatttccaaattttgacatgacagttgtattagtactacaaattttctcgtacatttaaaacaccatccgttgccactttactccaaattcgtctttcacagctaataaaaaatgtcaacaacatcacacacagttttttgtaggaaccgtttgtgatgaaaattcgtgggtctatttaagtcttcctccttacgCTTTGCCGGcttcgtctgctccagtgccggcaacccccgaatccctGAATCCAgatccccattcccgcaaccccttctttcaaagatgacgccatggaaacgcttcgtgatGGCCCGTATGGTGGTCGCGTCCTCCCCGAGCGTCGCCATCTGCACCGAGAGCTCGGCCGTCTATGCCTAGAGCgccaccgcatccgcattgagcgcggccgcatcCGTCGAGAGGGCGTCTGCGACAGCCGTCAGGAAGCTGcaacagccgagacggctgcaacaGCTGCTGTgacggcggctgcaaacaccgagagcgctcgagctgtcgtccatgccgccgatgtcgccctggcccgggtcgaggccatccacgccaagatcgaggaaacacacgccaagatattccaggccacctcagaatccagcatgcaacccatgtccgaaaaggcggcggcggccatggagcacccgcttcctcatgagatcgccgagcaggagctggagatgcaggaggcggcggagaccgaggagcgccgggaggaggagttgcgcgtggccgaggtcgtggtagagaagagtctgtccgtcagggaatcggtggtggagtaccaatgcgagctctggcgcagccactactacgagtacaaCAACCTTGTGGGCGGTGCTGAGGACAAGGACGcgatcgacttcagcagggggacacggagtccaccaacggcggcatgtcgccaggacaagtcatcgacgtctcatctcacaccgacgATGCACAAGCCAGCGCGGCGGCggctttgttaaaattatgcgtacttaggctttgtttataatgctggtcttttgttagagcaatgtttaggtcaactggctctgttttaTTACTAAATTTTcttgattcagtaagtgtggtctatgtgctgtacgctcttttatgtgcccaaattagcaagtgatgttaaattatgcaatgacgtggatgagggcagtacccagggaaatttccaccaaaatttgaattatcaaactcatcccatgcgcgtaaagcagaagaatcgtttgcgatgcacacaatcgttcaaagtgaatggtgtccggcggcattgcgcgcaaagtttccctccacatttcgaaatttttggcccaccgccgaaatatctaccccttccccacccccttttctccccgaccacaagtcacatttccccagtttccttcttccttccttccgaagctatagccgcttcctcgcttggttcctcgctctcgccatctcgcatcctaccgccgggggcGCCATGGTCTgcttcaatgacctctccagcggttcctccgacGACGATGACtctttcaccacccgggtatgcctctcttctctctcttgggttatgacttggaatgaaggattttaacccggcggtcgatttgagtcatttcttcctcttgtagcttcctaggaccatcagttgcaaggAATGGAGCGGGATGGCTAAAGATCtgcctgctcgttgtcaccatcaatctccatgcgtggagttagt
Coding sequences within:
- the LOC123078354 gene encoding uncharacterized protein, which produces MSPPTKKERAAEARASSSKPIVAGASQVQRRRVSGGGWTSRRISFYASRVYFLLIILQIPLFRVPCRAGTCTTPIQITSSQLVSNEIFPPSVVKAMLYPGAIVRNLTTSMSMTFPRWSDLFDIYNLTEAKNASAVIDLQRLEMLAGSYFCVAGALVGIINPGRMILFGTLLVIWGLVKDALFRKPVISDLTEPVYVYPTILIALICSFMSITYNVKKKAMSSQSVSISKPLQSSAKSKLK